GGAGTCGGGCAGGGCCGCGATCCGGCGGTCCACCATCTCCGCGGCCCGGACCACCAGCTGGGCCGCCGCCCGCGGGGGAATCGACTGCGCCAGCGCGTGGACCGTGTCGTTCACCACGTCCACGTCGACGGGCGACGGGCGGACACCCTCCTGCTCGAACCGGTCGATCAGCGTGATGGCCCGCAGGTCCCAGAACGCCAGGTGCACCAGCGTCGCTGCCACCGTCCAGCCGTGGCCGACCGGGCGCTCGAGGTCCGCGTCGGCGAGCCGCGCGACCAGCGCCTTCAGCCGCTGACTCTCCTGGGCGTTCCGGGCTTCAAACGTGCGGTCGGTGGCCACTCGGTCGCTCCTTTCGGTGAGTGTTTCCGATTCGGTCAGCGGCCGGCGCCGTCGGGCATGGCGGCCACGACCCGGATCTCCACCTTCAGCCCTTCGCGCGGCAGGATGGCCTGGACGGTGGTGCGGGCCGGCGGGTCCGTCGGGAAGTAGCCCCGGTAGGCCTCGTTGAAGGCGGGGAAGTCCGCGATGTCGCGCAGGAAGCAGACCGTCTCCACCGCGTGCTCGAGCGAGGTGCCGGCCGCCCGCAGGATCGCCTGGACGTTGTCGAGGACCCGCCGCGTCTGAACCCGGACGTCGCCCTCGACGACCTGGCCGGTCGCCGGGTCGATCGCGACCTGGCCGGCCACGAAGACGAGGTCGCCGTGGCGCACGGCCTGGGAGTAGGGCAGCCCGGTCCGCGGCCCCGCGTCGGTGGAGATGATCTCGCGCTTCGGCATGCTGTCTCCTCCTCGTGTGTGCGTGCTAGAGTGCGCGTCGTGGCCCGAGCGCGGCGGCACCCAGCCCACCATCGAGACGCGCACGGCAATCCCGAGGACCTGGAGGCCTGCCTCGGTCGCCTCCTCGATCCCGGGCGCGCGCGCTGGCAGAAGCCGGGGGCGGTCGTCCGGGCGCTCCGGCTCCGGCCGGGGCAGACCGTGGGCGAGATCGGCGCCGGTCCCGGCTTCTTCACGTTCCGCCTGGCCCGCGCGGTGGGACCCCGCGGCCGCGTCTACGCCGTCGATGCCGAGCCTCGAATGCTCGAGCGTCTCGTCGCGCGGCTCCCCCGGTCGCGCGTCCGGAACGTCACGCCCGTCCTCGGCCGCGACGACGATCCACTCTTGCCCGCGCGCTGCTGCGACCTGATCCTGGTGGTCAACACCTACCACCACTTCCCCGATGGCCGCGCCTTCCTGCGGCGGCTCGTCCGCTCGCTCCGACCCGGCGGCCGGCTCGCCAACGTCGATTTCCACGATCGGGAGACGCCGGTCGGGCCGCCGCTCGAGCACCGCGTCCCCCGCGAGGCGTTCCTGCGAGATGCCGGGCGCGCCGGCCTGCGGCTCGCCGGCGAGGCCGACTTCCTGCCCTACCAGTATTTCCTGATCCTCGAGCTCCGGAGGACCGATGGCCGAGACGCGCAGTGACGGCGTGAGGATCGCCTATGACGACCAGGGCCGGGGCGAGCCGGCCCTGATCTTCCTGCCCGGCTGGTGCTCGAGCCGCGCCGGCTTCGCCGGGCTCCCGAGCCGCTGCAGCGCCTCCCGGCGCACGCTGGTGCTCGACTGGCGCGGTCACGGAGACTCGGGGTCGCCCGCCGCCGATTTCGGCCAGGACGGCCTGGTTACCGACGTCCTGGCGGTCGTCGAGGCGAGCGGCGTCGGGCAGATCATTCCCGTCGCGCTCGCCCACGCCGGCTGGGTGGCGATCGAGCTGCGCCGCCGCCTCGGCGTCCGGGTGCCGGGCCTCGTCCTCGTCGACTGGCTCGTCCTCGACGCGCCGCCGCCCTTCCTCGCCGCCCTGAAGGCGCTCCAGGACCCGGACCGCTGGCGGGAGACCCGCGATCGTCTCTTCGCAACGTGGCTCCACGGGCTGGATCACCCGGCGGTGGCGCGCTTCGTCACCGAGGACATGGGCGCCCACGACTTCGCGATGTGGGCCCGGGCCGGCCGCGAGATCGCGCGCGCCTACGCCACGCACCGAAGCCCGCTCCAGGCCCTGGCCCGGCTGGCGCCGCCGCCGGTTCTCCACCTCTACGCTCAGCCCGAGGACCCCGGGTACCTGGCGGCGCAGCGGACGTTCGCCGACAGCCACCCGTGGTTCCACGTGCAGAAGCTCGCCGCGCGGAGCCACTTCCCGATGTTCGAGGTGCCCGACCAGATGGCCGCGGCGATCGAGAGCTTCGTCGGTCCCTAGGAGTGTGTGGGAGTAACCCGGCAGCTCGCCCCGCGCGGGCGATGCGTCGAGCAGCGCTCCGAGCGGCGGCTGTGCCGCCGCAACCGAGGGGGGCATCGGGGGGGTCTTCCGAGACCCCCCCGAAGAACCTAGTCGAGCGGGGGGCGGTGGGACGCCCATGGCTGGAGCGCCTCGAAGCAGGCCGCGGCGCGGAAGACGTCGGTCTCCCGGTGCCAGCGCCCCACGATCTGGAGCCCCACCGGCAGCCGCTCGCGGGTGAACCCGCACGGCGCGTTGGCGGCCGGCTGGCCGGTCAGGTTGAACGGGTACATGAATGGCACGCGGTCGAAGATCGAGTGGGCGGGCTTCCCGCCGAGGTCGGGCAGGCCCTCGAAGGGCCCGGGGTCGGCCGGCCAGGCCGCGACCGGCATCTGGGGCGTGAGGAGGAGGTCGTAGCGCTCGAAGGTGGCGCGGACGCGCTCGGCAAAGACGGTGCGGGCGAGCCAGGCCTGCACGAAGTCGATGGCGCTGAGCTTGGCGGCGTCCAGGATCATCCGCATGAGCGTGGGCTCGATCCAGTCGGGCCGGGCGCGCGCGCGCTCGTGGTTCCGGGCCGCCACGTGCACCGAGTAGATCACCTTGTGGAACTCGTAGGGATTGCCCCAGTCGATCTTCGCCTCCTCCACCTCGCAGCCGAGATCGGCGAAGCGCCGGGCCGCGCTCGCCGCGATCTCCCCCACCTCGGGGTCGACCGCCGCGAAGCCGAGGTCGCGGCTCCAGCCGACCCGCATCCCCTTGAGGTCCCCTTCGCAGGCCGCCAGGTAGTCGGCCGGCGGCGCGTCGATCGACATCGGATCGCGCGGGTCGGGGCCGGCCATGGCCTGGAGGAGGAGCGCGGCGTCGCGCACCGTGCGGGTCATCGGGCCGTTGTGGGAGCGGGTGTTCCAGAGGTCGGCGCTCGGCCAGTAGGGGACCCGGCCGAGCGACGGTTTCATCCCGAAGATCCCGCAGAGGGCCGAGGGGATGCGGATCGAGCCGGAGCCGTCCGAGCCGTGGGCGATCGGCCCGAGGCCGGCCGCCACCGCCGCGCCGGCGCCGCCGGACGAGGCGCCGGAGGTGCGCCCGAGGTTCCAGGGATTCCGGCAGGGCGGGCCGATCAGGTTGTCGCACATGTCCTTGTAGCCGAAGTGCGGCGTGTTGGTCTTGCCGAGAAGCACGCCGCCGGTGGCGCGAAGACGCGCGGCCACGATGCCGTCCTCGCTCGGCACGTTCTCCTCGAAAAACTTCGAGCCATAGGTCGTGCGGATCCCCGCGGTCGGCTCGAGGTCCTTGATGGAGTACGGGATGCCGTCCAGGGGGCCGATCAGCGTGCCGCGCTGGACCCGGGCCTCGGCCGCCCGCGCCAGCTCGCGCGCGTGGTCCGCCGTGACGGTGAGGAAGGCGTTGAGCTTCGGGTTGAGCCGCTCGATGCGGGCGAGCACGCCATCCGTCAGCTCGACGGGGGAGAGCTTCCGGGATCGGATCAGCCGGCCGAGCTCGGTGGCGGGTGTATAGCAGAGGTCGGTCGCGTTCATCGGCTCCTCCCGCGTGGGCTCGTGGTGGTTCGGCGCTTCCTGCGGGGACCAGGGTAGGACCGGATACGCCCGTTGTCCAGCGGGGCCCGCGCAGTGCTATCCTCAGGGCGCCGGCTCCGGGCTTGCTCGGGAGAACCGCTGTCGGAGCGGGCCACCCGCCGAAAGGGAGACTGACCATGGCCACCGATGAGATCCGCGCGAGCGCGGACGAGCTCCGGGAGTTCACCAAGCAGGTCTTCATCCACGCCGGGGTGCCGTCCGAGGACGCGGCCCTCGAGGCCGAGGTGCTGGTCTGGGCGAACCTCCGGGGCGTCGACTCCCACGGCGTCCTGCGGATCCCCTCGTATCTCGAGATGATCGACAAGGGCATCATGAACCCGCGGCCGAAGATCCAGGTCCTCCGGGAGACGCCGGCCACGGTGCTGATCGACGGGGATCACGCGCTCGGCCCGGTGGTCACGGTGCAGGCGATGCGCCACGTGATCGGCAAGGCGCGAGCGGTGGGGGTCGGCTGGGGCGTCATTCGCAACACCACGCACCAGGGGGCCATGGCCTACTACGCGCTGCTGGCGGTGAAGGAGGGGCTGGCGGGGATCGCCATCGTCTGTAGCCCGCCGAACATGGCCCCGCACGGCGCCCGGGCGGCCGGGGTTCACAACAGCCCCATCGCCATCGCCGTCCCGGCCCGGCGGCACCGGCCGCTCGTCCTGGACATGGCCACCAGCGTCGCGGCCGGCGGGAAGCTCCGGCTGGCCATCGACAAGGGGATCCCCATTCCGGAAGGCTGGGCGCTCGACAAGGACGGCCGTCCCACCACCGACCCGAAGCAGGCGGTGATCCTCCTGCCGTTCGGCGGCCCCAAGGGGTCCGGACTGGCCATGATGTTCGAGTGCCTGACCAGCCTGATGGTCGACAACCCGCTCCTCGAGCCGGCGCACCACGGCCGGGAGGGTTCCGGCCGCCACCGGCAGAACAGCGTCGTGGCGGCCATCGACATCGGCGCCTTCACCGACCTGGAGCGCTACCGGGACCACGTCGACG
This Candidatus Methylomirabilota bacterium DNA region includes the following protein-coding sequences:
- a CDS encoding amidase family protein, whose protein sequence is MNATDLCYTPATELGRLIRSRKLSPVELTDGVLARIERLNPKLNAFLTVTADHARELARAAEARVQRGTLIGPLDGIPYSIKDLEPTAGIRTTYGSKFFEENVPSEDGIVAARLRATGGVLLGKTNTPHFGYKDMCDNLIGPPCRNPWNLGRTSGASSGGAGAAVAAGLGPIAHGSDGSGSIRIPSALCGIFGMKPSLGRVPYWPSADLWNTRSHNGPMTRTVRDAALLLQAMAGPDPRDPMSIDAPPADYLAACEGDLKGMRVGWSRDLGFAAVDPEVGEIAASAARRFADLGCEVEEAKIDWGNPYEFHKVIYSVHVAARNHERARARPDWIEPTLMRMILDAAKLSAIDFVQAWLARTVFAERVRATFERYDLLLTPQMPVAAWPADPGPFEGLPDLGGKPAHSIFDRVPFMYPFNLTGQPAANAPCGFTRERLPVGLQIVGRWHRETDVFRAAACFEALQPWASHRPPLD
- a CDS encoding alpha/beta hydrolase — encoded protein: MAETRSDGVRIAYDDQGRGEPALIFLPGWCSSRAGFAGLPSRCSASRRTLVLDWRGHGDSGSPAADFGQDGLVTDVLAVVEASGVGQIIPVALAHAGWVAIELRRRLGVRVPGLVLVDWLVLDAPPPFLAALKALQDPDRWRETRDRLFATWLHGLDHPAVARFVTEDMGAHDFAMWARAGREIARAYATHRSPLQALARLAPPPVLHLYAQPEDPGYLAAQRTFADSHPWFHVQKLAARSHFPMFEVPDQMAAAIESFVGP
- a CDS encoding Rid family detoxifying hydrolase, which produces MPKREIISTDAGPRTGLPYSQAVRHGDLVFVAGQVAIDPATGQVVEGDVRVQTRRVLDNVQAILRAAGTSLEHAVETVCFLRDIADFPAFNEAYRGYFPTDPPARTTVQAILPREGLKVEIRVVAAMPDGAGR
- a CDS encoding methyltransferase domain-containing protein translates to MARARRHPAHHRDAHGNPEDLEACLGRLLDPGRARWQKPGAVVRALRLRPGQTVGEIGAGPGFFTFRLARAVGPRGRVYAVDAEPRMLERLVARLPRSRVRNVTPVLGRDDDPLLPARCCDLILVVNTYHHFPDGRAFLRRLVRSLRPGGRLANVDFHDRETPVGPPLEHRVPREAFLRDAGRAGLRLAGEADFLPYQYFLILELRRTDGRDAQ
- a CDS encoding maleylpyruvate isomerase N-terminal domain-containing protein — translated: MATDRTFEARNAQESQRLKALVARLADADLERPVGHGWTVAATLVHLAFWDLRAITLIDRFEQEGVRPSPVDVDVVNDTVHALAQSIPPRAAAQLVVRAAEMVDRRIAALPDS
- a CDS encoding Ldh family oxidoreductase, with translation MATDEIRASADELREFTKQVFIHAGVPSEDAALEAEVLVWANLRGVDSHGVLRIPSYLEMIDKGIMNPRPKIQVLRETPATVLIDGDHALGPVVTVQAMRHVIGKARAVGVGWGVIRNTTHQGAMAYYALLAVKEGLAGIAIVCSPPNMAPHGARAAGVHNSPIAIAVPARRHRPLVLDMATSVAAGGKLRLAIDKGIPIPEGWALDKDGRPTTDPKQAVILLPFGGPKGSGLAMMFECLTSLMVDNPLLEPAHHGREGSGRHRQNSVVAAIDIGAFTDLERYRDHVDGLIDGLKRLPPATGVGEILAPGEPEDRCAEERLRRGIPLPPGTVRNLRSVAERFKIAVPPGL